One Rhodoferax ferrireducens T118 DNA segment encodes these proteins:
- the rpoB gene encoding DNA-directed RNA polymerase subunit beta, whose amino-acid sequence MAYSYTERKRIRKNFGSRDSVLEIPYLLQMQKDAYTAFLQADVHPKKRTAEGLQAAFEAAFPIISHNGFVEMKYLEYNLAKPAFDVRECQTRGLTFASAVRAKVQLFIYDRESSTSQNKVIKEVKEQEVYMGEVPLMTTKGSFIINGTERVIVSQLHRSPGVFFEHDKGKTHSSGKLLFSARIIPYRGSWLDFEFDPKDFLYFRVDRRRKMPVTILLKAIGLNHESILANFFVNDNFRLMDSGAQMEFVAERLRGEVARFDITDKSGKVIVAKEKRVTARHTRELEQSGTTHISVPEDFLLGRVVARNIVDTDTGEILAKANEELTEALIKKLRLAGVQDLPCIYTNELDQGAYISQTLRSDETVDEFAARVAIYRMMRPGEPPTEDAVQALFQRLFYNPDTYDLSRVGRMKFNAKMGRPESTGPMVLTNEDILAVVKILVDLRNGRGDVDDIDHLGNRRVRCVGELAENQYRTGLARIEKAVKERLGQAEQEPLMPHDLINSKPISAALKEFFGASQLSQFMDQTNPLSEITHKRRVSALGPGGLTRERAGFEVRDVHVTHYGRVCPIETPEGPNIGLINSLALYARLNDYGFIETPYRRVVDGKVTMEIDYLSAIEEGKFVIAQANAVLDKDGKLTGEMISAREAGETIFAGPERVQYMDVSPAQIVSVAASLVPFLEHDDANRALMGANMSRQAVPILRPEKPMVGTGIERVAAIDSGTVVTATRGGMVDYVDATRVVIRVNDDEAQAGEVGVDIYNLIKYQRSNQNTNIHQRPIVKKGDMLAKGDVIADGASTDLGELALGQNMLIGFMTWNGYNFEDSILISERVVADDRYTSIHIEELVVMARDTKLGCEEITRDIPNLSEQQLNRLDESGIIYVGAEVQPGDTLVGKVTPKGETTLTPEEKLLRAIFGEKASDVKDTSLRVDQGSQGTVIDVQVFTREGIVRDRRAQQIIDDELKRFRLDLNDQLRLVEADSFDRIEKLLVGKVANGGPQKLAKGTTIDKAYLTSVEKHHWFDIRPAEDDVAAQLESIKNSMEQTRHSFDLAFEEKRKKLTQGDELPAGVLKMVKVYLAVKRHLQPGDKMAGRHGNKGVVSKIVPVEDMPFMADGTPCDIVLNPLGVPSRMNIGQVLEVHLGWAAKGIGQRIGDMLQAEAKVAELRKFLDELYNGTGRKEDLAQLSDDEVLEMAGNLTSGVPFATPVFDGASEADIGAMLKLAYPEDAIRQKGLTPARTQAYLYDGRTGDPFERPTTIGYMHYLKLHHLVDDKMHARSTGPYSLVTQQPLGGKAQFGGQRFGEMEVWALEAYGAAYTLQEMLTVKSDDVQGRTKVYESIVKGEHSIEAGMPESFNVLVKEIRSLGIDIELERG is encoded by the coding sequence ATGGCTTACTCATACACCGAACGCAAGCGTATTCGCAAAAATTTTGGCAGTCGCGACAGCGTGCTGGAAATTCCTTACCTGTTGCAAATGCAAAAGGATGCCTACACCGCGTTCCTGCAGGCTGATGTTCACCCCAAAAAGCGAACAGCAGAAGGGCTTCAAGCCGCTTTTGAAGCGGCTTTCCCGATCATTTCACACAATGGCTTTGTCGAGATGAAATATCTCGAGTACAACCTGGCCAAGCCCGCTTTCGACGTGCGTGAGTGCCAGACCCGTGGTCTGACTTTCGCCTCGGCAGTGCGCGCCAAGGTTCAGCTGTTCATTTATGACCGTGAATCGTCGACCTCGCAAAATAAAGTGATCAAAGAGGTCAAAGAGCAAGAGGTCTACATGGGCGAAGTGCCCCTGATGACCACCAAGGGCTCATTTATTATCAACGGCACGGAGCGCGTGATCGTCTCCCAGTTGCACCGTTCCCCCGGTGTGTTCTTTGAACACGACAAGGGCAAAACTCACAGTTCGGGCAAGTTGCTGTTCTCGGCCCGAATCATTCCATATCGCGGTTCCTGGCTCGATTTTGAATTCGACCCCAAGGACTTTCTGTACTTCCGTGTGGATCGTCGGCGCAAAATGCCGGTCACGATTCTGCTCAAGGCCATTGGTTTGAACCATGAGTCCATCCTGGCGAACTTCTTCGTCAATGACAATTTCCGTCTGATGGACAGTGGTGCCCAAATGGAGTTTGTGGCAGAGCGCCTGCGCGGTGAAGTGGCCCGTTTCGATATCACCGACAAGAGTGGCAAAGTGATTGTTGCCAAAGAGAAGCGAGTGACGGCCCGCCACACCCGCGAACTGGAACAGTCTGGCACCACGCACATCAGCGTGCCCGAGGATTTCTTGCTGGGTCGTGTGGTGGCGCGCAATATCGTTGACACCGATACGGGTGAAATTCTGGCCAAGGCCAATGAGGAACTCACGGAAGCACTGATCAAGAAGCTACGTTTGGCTGGCGTGCAGGATCTGCCGTGTATTTACACCAATGAACTCGATCAGGGTGCGTACATTTCGCAAACCTTGCGCAGTGACGAAACGGTGGACGAATTTGCAGCCCGTGTGGCCATCTACCGCATGATGCGCCCGGGTGAGCCGCCGACCGAGGACGCGGTGCAGGCGCTGTTCCAGCGCTTGTTCTACAACCCTGACACCTACGATCTGTCGCGTGTCGGCCGGATGAAGTTCAACGCCAAGATGGGCCGACCGGAATCGACTGGCCCCATGGTTCTGACCAACGAGGATATCCTGGCAGTCGTCAAGATTCTGGTGGACTTGCGCAATGGTCGCGGCGACGTGGACGACATTGACCACCTTGGCAACCGGCGTGTGCGTTGCGTGGGTGAGCTGGCCGAAAACCAGTACCGGACCGGTCTGGCGCGGATTGAAAAAGCGGTCAAGGAGCGTCTGGGTCAGGCCGAGCAGGAGCCACTCATGCCGCATGACCTGATCAACAGCAAGCCCATTTCGGCGGCACTGAAAGAGTTCTTCGGCGCTTCGCAGTTGTCCCAGTTCATGGATCAGACCAACCCGTTGTCGGAGATCACCCACAAGCGCCGCGTATCGGCCCTTGGCCCAGGTGGTTTGACGCGCGAGCGCGCCGGCTTTGAAGTGCGTGACGTGCACGTGACCCATTACGGTCGCGTGTGCCCGATTGAAACGCCAGAAGGTCCGAACATCGGCCTGATCAATTCGCTGGCGCTGTATGCCCGCCTCAACGATTACGGTTTCATTGAAACGCCCTATCGTCGCGTGGTTGATGGCAAGGTCACGATGGAGATTGACTATTTGTCGGCGATTGAAGAAGGTAAATTCGTCATCGCGCAGGCCAATGCGGTACTGGATAAGGACGGCAAGCTCACGGGCGAGATGATCTCTGCGCGTGAAGCAGGTGAAACGATTTTTGCCGGGCCCGAGCGTGTGCAATACATGGACGTGTCGCCAGCACAGATCGTGTCAGTGGCTGCCTCCTTGGTGCCGTTTCTGGAGCACGATGATGCGAACCGCGCCTTGATGGGTGCAAATATGTCGCGTCAGGCCGTGCCGATTCTGCGCCCGGAAAAGCCAATGGTTGGCACAGGCATTGAGCGCGTTGCGGCGATTGACTCCGGCACTGTCGTGACTGCAACGCGGGGCGGCATGGTGGATTACGTGGATGCAACCCGGGTTGTGATTCGCGTCAATGACGACGAGGCACAAGCCGGTGAAGTGGGTGTTGATATTTACAACCTCATCAAATACCAGCGCTCCAATCAAAATACCAATATCCATCAGCGGCCCATTGTCAAAAAGGGCGACATGCTGGCCAAGGGAGACGTCATTGCTGACGGTGCTTCCACCGATCTGGGTGAACTGGCTTTGGGCCAGAACATGCTCATTGGCTTCATGACCTGGAACGGCTACAACTTCGAAGATTCAATTTTGATCAGCGAACGCGTGGTGGCAGACGATCGCTATACCTCGATTCATATTGAGGAGTTGGTCGTGATGGCGCGTGATACCAAACTTGGTTGTGAAGAAATCACCCGTGACATTCCGAACTTGAGCGAACAACAGCTTAATCGTCTGGATGAGTCCGGCATCATTTACGTTGGCGCCGAAGTTCAGCCGGGTGACACGCTGGTGGGCAAAGTTACCCCCAAGGGCGAGACCACACTGACACCGGAAGAGAAGCTGCTGCGTGCCATCTTCGGTGAAAAAGCCAGTGACGTGAAAGACACGTCATTGCGTGTGGACCAGGGCTCCCAGGGGACCGTGATCGACGTGCAGGTCTTTACCCGCGAAGGCATCGTGCGCGACCGCCGGGCACAACAAATCATTGATGACGAACTCAAGCGTTTCCGGCTTGACTTGAATGACCAACTGCGTCTCGTGGAAGCCGATTCATTTGACCGGATCGAGAAGTTACTGGTTGGCAAAGTGGCCAATGGGGGTCCGCAAAAACTTGCCAAAGGCACGACCATTGACAAGGCGTATTTGACTTCGGTTGAAAAACACCACTGGTTTGATATTCGTCCGGCTGAAGACGATGTCGCAGCTCAATTGGAGAGCATCAAGAACTCGATGGAGCAGACCCGGCACAGCTTCGATCTCGCCTTTGAAGAAAAACGCAAGAAGTTGACCCAAGGCGACGAGTTGCCTGCTGGTGTCTTGAAGATGGTCAAGGTTTATCTGGCTGTCAAACGCCATCTGCAACCGGGCGACAAAATGGCCGGCCGCCACGGCAACAAGGGCGTGGTGTCCAAGATCGTCCCGGTTGAAGACATGCCGTTCATGGCGGATGGCACGCCTTGCGATATTGTGCTCAATCCCCTGGGTGTGCCGTCACGGATGAATATCGGCCAGGTGCTCGAAGTCCATCTGGGATGGGCTGCAAAAGGTATTGGACAGCGCATTGGTGACATGTTGCAGGCTGAAGCCAAGGTGGCCGAATTGCGCAAGTTCCTGGACGAGCTCTACAACGGTACCGGTCGCAAGGAAGACCTGGCTCAACTGAGTGACGACGAAGTGCTGGAAATGGCTGGTAATCTGACGTCGGGTGTGCCGTTCGCCACGCCCGTGTTTGACGGCGCATCGGAGGCTGACATCGGGGCCATGCTCAAGCTCGCTTACCCTGAGGATGCGATCAGGCAAAAGGGGCTCACCCCGGCGCGCACCCAAGCTTACCTGTACGACGGCCGCACCGGCGACCCGTTTGAGCGGCCCACGACGATTGGTTACATGCACTATTTGAAGCTGCACCATTTGGTGGACGACAAAATGCATGCCCGTTCCACTGGCCCGTACAGTCTCGTCACGCAGCAACCGTTGGGGGGCAAGGCTCAGTTTGGTGGTCAGCGCTTCGGTGAGATGGAGGTCTGGGCGCTCGAAGCGTACGGGGCTGCCTACACGTTGCAGGAAATGCTCACAGTCAAATCAGATGACGTGCAGGGCCGTACCAAGGTGTACGAGAGCATTGTCAAGGGTGAGCATTCGATCGAAGCCGGCATGCCGGAGTCGTTCAATGTGCTGGTCAAGGAAATTCGCTCACTCGGTATTGATATCGAGCTGGAACGCGGCTAG
- the rplJ gene encoding 50S ribosomal protein L10, whose product MSLNRSEKEAVISDVTGLAAKAQTLVMAEYRGITVADMTKLRSTARSNGVSLSVLKNTLARRAVTGSGFEIVSDLMTGPLIYGFSEDAVAAARVVADFAKTNVKLVIRGGAYGGKALDVNGVKQLASIPSKEVLLAQLLGLMQSPISRTARVLAAIAEKKGAGVADAPVEAAAEAVAA is encoded by the coding sequence TTGAGTCTTAATCGCAGTGAGAAAGAAGCGGTCATCAGTGATGTGACTGGCCTCGCCGCAAAAGCTCAAACGCTCGTGATGGCGGAATACCGTGGCATCACGGTCGCTGACATGACCAAATTGCGCTCCACCGCGCGCAGCAATGGCGTGAGTCTGAGTGTGTTGAAGAACACCTTGGCTCGCCGTGCTGTCACGGGTAGCGGATTTGAAATTGTGTCCGACCTGATGACCGGTCCGCTGATCTATGGCTTCTCTGAAGATGCAGTGGCTGCCGCGCGAGTGGTGGCTGACTTCGCGAAGACCAACGTCAAGTTGGTGATTCGTGGGGGCGCATACGGCGGAAAAGCACTGGACGTGAACGGCGTAAAGCAACTGGCAAGCATTCCCTCCAAGGAAGTGTTGTTGGCACAGTTGCTGGGCTTGATGCAGTCTCCAATTTCGCGTACAGCACGTGTGCTGGCAGCGATCGCGGAGAAAAAAGGCGCTGGTGTGGCAGACGCACCGGTAGAAGCCGCCGCAGAGGCAGTTGCAGCTTGA
- the rplL gene encoding 50S ribosomal protein L7/L12, producing the protein MAFDKDAFLTALDSMTVMELNDLVKAIEEKFGVSAAAMSAPAAGGAVAAVAEEKTEFNVVLLEAGAAKVSVIKAVREITGLGLKEAKDMVDGAPKNVKEGVSKVDAEAALKKLLDAGAKAELK; encoded by the coding sequence ATGGCATTCGATAAAGACGCATTTTTGACCGCGCTGGACAGCATGACGGTCATGGAACTCAACGACCTGGTGAAAGCCATCGAAGAGAAATTTGGCGTGAGCGCCGCAGCTATGTCGGCACCCGCTGCCGGTGGCGCTGTTGCCGCTGTGGCTGAAGAGAAGACCGAATTCAACGTCGTGTTGCTGGAAGCTGGTGCCGCCAAGGTGTCAGTCATCAAGGCTGTGCGCGAAATTACGGGCCTGGGCCTGAAGGAAGCCAAAGACATGGTGGATGGTGCTCCGAAGAACGTCAAGGAAGGCGTTTCCAAGGTTGATGCTGAAGCCGCCTTGAAGAAGTTGCTGGACGCTGGCGCCAAGGCCGAACTCAAGTAA
- the rplA gene encoding 50S ribosomal protein L1, which yields MTQLTKKQKSFQGKVDSNKLYPLADALGLVKECATAKFDESIDVAVQLGIDAKKSDQVVRGAVVLPNGTGKTKRVAVFAQGAKAEEAKAAGADIVGMDDLAAMIKAGDMPFDIVIAAPDAMRVVGTLGQILGPRGLMPNPKVGTVTPDVATAVKNAKAGQVQFRVDKAGIVHSTIGRRSFDTDKLQGNLAALVDALTKAKPATSKGVYLKKVAVSSTMGVGIRVDLQSIAA from the coding sequence ATGACCCAGCTCACCAAAAAACAAAAATCCTTCCAGGGAAAAGTTGACAGCAACAAGCTGTATCCCCTGGCAGACGCATTGGGTCTCGTGAAAGAGTGTGCAACAGCCAAGTTCGATGAATCTATCGACGTGGCGGTTCAGCTCGGCATTGATGCCAAAAAGTCGGACCAAGTGGTGCGCGGCGCTGTCGTGCTGCCCAATGGCACTGGCAAGACCAAGCGCGTTGCGGTGTTTGCTCAGGGTGCCAAGGCTGAAGAAGCCAAGGCGGCGGGCGCTGACATCGTGGGTATGGACGATTTGGCCGCCATGATCAAAGCCGGCGATATGCCGTTTGATATTGTGATTGCAGCGCCTGATGCGATGCGCGTTGTGGGCACCTTGGGTCAGATTCTCGGTCCACGCGGATTGATGCCTAACCCCAAGGTGGGTACCGTGACGCCGGACGTGGCAACGGCTGTCAAGAACGCCAAGGCCGGTCAAGTGCAGTTCCGCGTCGACAAAGCCGGTATCGTGCACTCCACGATTGGCCGTCGCTCGTTCGACACAGACAAGCTGCAGGGCAATCTGGCCGCGCTGGTAGACGCTTTGACCAAGGCCAAGCCAGCTACGAGCAAGGGTGTTTATCTGAAAAAAGTGGCGGTTTCAAGCACGATGGGTGTGGGTATCCGTGTGGACCTGCAAAGCATCGCCGCGTAG